One genomic window of Polaromonas sp. SP1 includes the following:
- a CDS encoding NUDIX domain-containing protein: MATKPKHLDFERPLTTVDVVIFTVLDEHLQVLLVKRPVGPEEPFPDAWALPGGFVDVDKDDSLEACAKRKLLDKTGVKSPYLEQLGSWGGSARDPRGWSATHAYFALLPANSVQLVQDEVKPAKWHPVEQHSPRKRLAFDHGDILQAALERLRSKVEYTSLPAFLLPEPFTLPQLQKMYEVVLGRPIDKSGFRTRALAADFLKEEGLLDVGSPRPAMGYRLKDRRAVMYFPRTFSPRS; this comes from the coding sequence ATGGCAACCAAACCGAAACACCTGGACTTTGAAAGACCGCTGACAACGGTCGACGTGGTGATCTTCACCGTGCTGGACGAACACTTGCAGGTTCTCTTGGTGAAGCGGCCTGTGGGGCCTGAAGAGCCGTTCCCGGATGCATGGGCGCTGCCTGGTGGTTTTGTGGATGTGGACAAGGACGACTCGCTGGAGGCCTGCGCCAAACGCAAGCTGCTCGACAAGACGGGTGTCAAGAGCCCCTATCTGGAACAGCTTGGCAGCTGGGGCGGCAGTGCGCGCGACCCTCGAGGGTGGTCTGCAACGCATGCCTACTTTGCCTTGCTGCCCGCAAACTCCGTGCAACTGGTGCAGGACGAGGTCAAACCGGCCAAGTGGCATCCGGTGGAGCAACATTCGCCCCGGAAGCGACTGGCGTTTGACCACGGCGACATTCTGCAAGCCGCACTGGAGCGCCTGCGAAGCAAGGTGGAATACACCTCGCTGCCGGCCTTCCTCCTGCCGGAGCCGTTCACGCTGCCGCAACTGCAGAAGATGTATGAGGTGGTATTGGGGCGGCCTATAGACAAAAGCGGTTTCCGCACGCGTGCACTGGCGGCGGATTTTCTGAAAGAAGAAGGTCTTCTCGACGTAGGATCGCCCCGGCCTGCCATGGGCTACCGCCTGAAAGACAGGCGTGCAGTGATGTATTTTCCGAGGACCTTCAGTCCCCGCAGTTAA
- a CDS encoding DUF4291 domain-containing protein has product MKLPTAPHIQQRRLWPTEGRHVLAHHDADTIVVYQAYRPSTAAYAVAHGQLGGPDFSFDRMSWIKPNFLWMMYRSGWGSKEGQEGVLGLRLRRTFFDSLLAGAVPSTFDSEAYASPQEWQTAVAASNVRRQRDPDHAPSGANLARRAIQLGLRGEALRALATTELLEVIDMSSFVASQRLQATDDDQNLLVPVETVYTAQSPA; this is encoded by the coding sequence ATGAAGTTACCCACGGCTCCCCACATACAGCAGCGACGGCTATGGCCGACAGAGGGTCGCCATGTGTTGGCGCACCACGACGCGGATACCATCGTCGTTTACCAGGCTTATCGACCCAGTACGGCCGCGTACGCCGTTGCGCACGGGCAGTTGGGAGGCCCTGACTTCAGCTTTGACCGCATGAGCTGGATCAAGCCAAACTTCTTGTGGATGATGTATCGCTCGGGCTGGGGTAGCAAAGAAGGGCAAGAGGGAGTTCTGGGTCTGAGGCTCAGGCGCACGTTCTTTGATTCGTTGTTGGCAGGTGCCGTGCCTTCCACGTTCGACAGCGAGGCCTACGCCAGCCCACAGGAATGGCAAACCGCGGTTGCGGCTTCGAATGTCAGGCGCCAGAGGGATCCGGACCACGCACCGTCCGGCGCGAACCTCGCCCGCCGGGCCATCCAGCTCGGTTTGCGCGGGGAGGCCCTGCGCGCTCTGGCCACCACTGAGTTGCTGGAGGTGATCGACATGAGCAGCTTTGTCGCATCGCAGCGACTACAAGCCACGGATGATGATCAAAATCTGCTGGTGCCGGTCGAGACGGTGTACACCGCGCAGAGTCCGGCATAA
- a CDS encoding RNA 2'-phosphotransferase, with translation MTPQHLTSTSKFLSLVLRHKPSTIGLSLDAAGWANVEELLARAASANQPLSRALLEKVVETSDKKRFSFSEDGLYIRANQGHSVDIELGLQPLTPPARLYHGTASRSLDAILAEGLTKRQRHHVHLSESSETATAVGRRYGQPVLLAVDTQRMAAEGYLFFRSENNVWLTDHVPAVYLSIIDAGSLE, from the coding sequence ATGACCCCACAGCACCTCACCAGCACCAGCAAGTTCCTGAGCCTGGTACTGCGGCACAAGCCGTCCACCATCGGGCTTTCACTGGATGCGGCCGGCTGGGCCAATGTCGAGGAGCTGCTCGCCAGGGCTGCGTCGGCCAACCAGCCACTTTCCCGTGCGTTGCTCGAAAAAGTAGTTGAAACAAGCGATAAAAAACGCTTTTCCTTCAGCGAAGACGGCCTGTACATCCGCGCCAACCAGGGCCATTCTGTTGACATTGAACTTGGCTTGCAGCCTTTGACGCCGCCGGCGAGGCTTTATCACGGCACGGCATCGCGCTCTCTCGACGCCATCCTGGCCGAGGGCTTGACCAAACGTCAGCGTCATCACGTCCACCTGAGCGAAAGCAGCGAAACGGCTACCGCGGTGGGCCGGCGTTATGGTCAACCGGTTCTGCTTGCGGTGGACACCCAGCGCATGGCGGCAGAAGGTTACCTGTTCTTTCGGTCGGAAAACAACGTGTGGCTGACTGACCACGTACCAGCGGTTTACCTCTCTATCATCGACGCCGGGAGCCTGGAATGA